Proteins encoded within one genomic window of Humulus lupulus chromosome 1, drHumLupu1.1, whole genome shotgun sequence:
- the LOC133812389 gene encoding uncharacterized protein LOC133812389, protein MRIGEFEMVALTILKNKIPPKLKDPGSFTIPCSIGGRDVGRALCDMGASINLMPMSIFKKLGIGEARPTTVTLQSADRSMAHAEGKIEDVLVQVDKFIFPVDFIILDYEVDRDVPIILGRPFLATERTLIDVQK, encoded by the coding sequence ATGAGGATTGGTGAATTTGAAATGGTGGCGTTGACTatattgaagaataaaattcctcctaaattgaAGGATCCGGGCAGCTTCACAATTCCTTGTTCTATTGGTGGTAGAGACGTTGGTAGAGCACTTTGTGACATGGGGGCtagtatcaatttgatgcccatgtcaaTTTTCAAGAAGTTGGGGATTGGAGAAGCAAGACCAACCACAGTCACTTTGCAATCAGCGGATCGCTCTATGGCACACGCggaaggaaaaattgaagatgtACTTGTGCAAGTTGATAAATTCATTTTTCCGGTTGATTTCATCATCCTTGATTATGAAGTGGATAGAGATGTTCCTATTATCttgggtaggccatttctagctacCGAGAGGACCTTGATTGATGTACAAAAATAG